A window from Dioscorea cayenensis subsp. rotundata cultivar TDr96_F1 chromosome 10, TDr96_F1_v2_PseudoChromosome.rev07_lg8_w22 25.fasta, whole genome shotgun sequence encodes these proteins:
- the LOC120270922 gene encoding uncharacterized protein LOC120270922: MLDSADSRHLMKSVEEYLRHLIDNHCTGDRNEMALLPEGITDLLRHEMLSVPLVELSETLSRLCLDYPDLSISCHRKARTGPLIINFTGKDQMRVELAVKVVSQKYHGAFSEFNFEGVLKNSKGRAVFSQ, translated from the exons ATGCTTGATTCTGCTGACTCAAGGCACCTAATGAAGAGTGTTGAGGAGTATCTAAGGCATCTTATAGACAACCATTGCACTGGAGACCGTAATGAG ATGGCTTTGTTGCCCGAAGGCATTACTGACTTGCTGCGTCATGAAATGCTATCTGTGCCATTG GTTGAACTTTCAGAAACTCTGTCCAGATTGTGCCTTGACTATCCAGATCTAAGCATAA GTTGTCACCGTAAGGCTAGAACAGGGCCTCTCATCATCAATTTTACTGGAAAG GACCAGATGAGAGTTGAGTTGGCTGTGAAGGTGGTTTCTCAGAAGTATCATGGAGCATTTTCTGAATTCAATTTTGAGGGAGTTTTAAAGAATTCAAAAGGAAGAGCTGTTTTTTCTCAATAG